From the Chloroflexota bacterium genome, one window contains:
- a CDS encoding sigma-70 family RNA polymerase sigma factor translates to MIEDDKQAITDSIALEQQRAQPKDRSREPSPPDREEGAGPDPIRMYLREIGRIPLLSPEEEITLAQRIEKGDISACERLVRTNLRLVVSIAKKYTGRGLGLSDLIQEGNIGLIRAAQKFNWRKGYKFSTYATWWIRQAITRAIADQARTIRLPVHIGETINRFIRTYRQLLQTLGRDPSLEEVAKAMDMDPARLREALAAAQKPISLETPVGEDEESRLGDVLRDEVMSSPEELASQYLIRAEIDEVLEDLTPRERKVLRLRFGLDDGKQRTLEEIGQAFGLSRERVRQMEVEALRKIRHSAAAKRLHASYHPTE, encoded by the coding sequence ATGATCGAGGACGATAAGCAGGCGATCACTGATTCAATAGCCCTAGAGCAACAGCGTGCCCAGCCAAAGGATCGCTCCAGGGAGCCTTCTCCGCCAGATCGGGAGGAGGGGGCTGGCCCAGATCCGATAAGAATGTATCTCAGAGAGATCGGCCGAATCCCTCTGTTGAGTCCCGAAGAAGAGATCACCCTGGCCCAACGAATTGAAAAAGGCGATATCAGCGCATGCGAACGGCTGGTGCGGACAAACCTGCGCCTTGTGGTCAGCATCGCCAAGAAATATACTGGTCGGGGGCTCGGTCTCTCCGATTTGATTCAGGAAGGTAATATCGGCCTTATTCGTGCTGCGCAGAAGTTTAACTGGCGTAAGGGTTACAAATTCTCTACCTACGCTACGTGGTGGATTCGCCAAGCGATCACTCGAGCCATCGCCGATCAAGCCAGAACCATCCGTCTTCCAGTGCACATTGGAGAGACGATTAACCGCTTTATTCGTACCTACCGTCAGCTGCTGCAGACTTTGGGCCGCGACCCTAGCCTTGAGGAGGTGGCCAAGGCTATGGATATGGACCCCGCTAGGCTGCGCGAAGCCCTAGCCGCCGCCCAGAAGCCTATCTCCCTCGAGACACCGGTGGGTGAGGATGAGGAGAGTAGATTGGGCGATGTACTCAGAGATGAGGTCATGTCCAGTCCAGAGGAGCTCGCCTCTCAATACCTCATTCGTGCGGAGATCGACGAGGTTCTAGAAGATCTCACCCCTCGTGAACGAAAGGTGTTGCGATTGAGATTTGGGCTCGATGATGGAAAACAACGAACGTTGGAAGAGATCGGCCAGGCATTTGGGCTTAGCCGAGAGAGGGTCCGCCAGATGGAAGTCGAGGCCCTGCGTAAGATACGTCACTCAGCCGCAGCGAAGAGATTACACGCTTCATACCACCCCACTGAATAG